In the genome of Bradyrhizobium sp. CIAT3101, one region contains:
- a CDS encoding type I polyketide synthase gives MQDQMMSSAGESEREASSIAIIGMAGRFPGAPSVATFWENIREGRETIRIFTEQELLAVGESPELLRDASYVKACGYLDGIDQFDAAFFGISPRDAAVFDPQHRLFLECSSEAFEDAGYVSGKIGGPVAVFAASGASEYFTYNLASNEEVMRSIGAWLLRHMGNDPNFLATRVSYELDLVGPSMNVQTACSSSLVAVHLACQSLLNGECDVALAGASTIYPDQRGYLYRPGEILSPDGHCRPFDAQAGGTVMASAVGCVVLKRLSDALRDGDCIRAVIRGSAINNDGSDKVGYLAPSVSGQARVISEALDLAGITPEEVSYIEAHGTGTLIGDPIEIAALIEAFGPDAQRQSCAIGSVKSNIGHAGEAAGMCSLIKTICALEHRELPATLHYQTPNPQVGFSDSPFFVNASLRPWPAAFGRKRIAGVTSLGAGGTNAHLILEEAPPRSSQSRRDMGPQLILLSSRTSVALDEATRNLANHLRTSTSQPLNEVAFTLMAGREAFEARRSLVAYDPASAAAQLDTCDPQRVVTGKAAREHASTVFLFPGGGAQYAGMGAELYQKEPVFREAIDACLAVVQPRLTVDLRSLIFPSPGTVAEADKQLEAPSLALPALFAVEYALATLLQSWGLVPTALIGHSAGEYAAACVSGVLTMPDAMSLVALRGKLFETLPCGAMLSVALSEEQVRPRLGDELSLAAVNGPSLCVASGPVDAIARLEAELAAEHIDHTRIHINVAAHSSMLEPILSEFEHFCRTIRFQKPTIPFVSNLSGTWITDAEAMDSGYWVRHLRNTVRFDQGARTVLGSGSRALLEVGPGRTLASLCRQQPIKAAVVTTSLRHPNEAASDVAFLKEAVGRLWVVGIEINPFKFFARDSQRRLPLPTYPFERQRYWIEKGAQATQTTSLTRRPEVGRWFSAPTFVRSAPSEKLSEEELRKPWLVITDNSPLATAIVKRLRASGARVATITAGSQFAEHGALSFTIDPARATDYSRLMEGLRRQDALPAHIVHLWALAPRPRRFFGSSGDADLAAFDDGAVRNFYGLLFLLQALTFEVDRVRLTAIGTAIEALPGEREVHPEKSNLMGVCRVLPREMPGATCSVLDVVMPQAGSDKEALLANRLIDELYASKRDPLVILRDGGRWVQRFDPLVLNSAPEVRSWLRPGGVYLVTGGLGGIGLELMQHLALHAKARLVCVGRTKMPTESAWDQWLQDRGADDNTSRKIEKVRALRALGAEVMLAAADVTDRDAMANVVADATRRFGRINGVFHCAGVLKDQLIALRAPEPQSAVLSVKAKGALILQSLFRDGELDVLINFSSVSSILGLAGQADYTAANAVLDAMAKARTARGSRTRIVSINWNAWKEVGMLATLVHAHHGTAVGDFTSASSLLGNCVRDSIKETVFRSLLHPKTHWPLGEHVVKEGQAVIPGTGFLELARAALAYRAEDRPIDIRDLTFLQPFVVGPNEARAINIKLNREGDHSLVIYGDSSEQPYVTARATYVDLPTVSRRSVSAIRGRCRGRGEVINGRLVQNFMDFGPRWANLRAINLGDGEALIDLALPTTFASDLATYSLHPALLDMATGAAQQLIPGFSGHSDFYVPFFFGRVLVRRPVPATFSSHVRLKAADGKSAVFDVTLLDDEGNELVSIERFVMRRVEAFATTLASRTSVRPDSLETAEESFLREGMTTAEGLEALDRILAYDVSPQIVASTLDLDLWLERLDHGGRGTPAEEVNWSIGQPGLVRPGGNADLKAPRDATERDLAAIWQEMLGIHRVSIDDDFFELGGQSLIAMRLFNRIRKEHGVELPLSVLFQAPTIAATAVLLREAKGLAAIDPSAVGTGALPEVDAQNLPSSHGALATIEHEAHEVRLAADISSTKPPIAPRSLVEIARGGDRPPLFCVHGAGGNVLNFRDLSWGLHHDQPFYALQARGVDGTSSLHTSIEDMARAYIEEIRTLRPHGPYLLAGYSGGGVVAFEMAQQLTAQGEQVPILVFFDTFHPQMPIRKVSPDQMFLRLRNEGLEYIKEIIRKRSERADVARERLQIRMYVRGNKTVPHALRDRQLTDNFGQAAACYRPQPWQGKAILFRAKTVPYIYGGGGPCYGWDSVIMDGLKTIMIPGNHDTLLLGANAKVLMGPLNAALDEAGSRKTEQSLRSERSSV, from the coding sequence GTGCAAGATCAAATGATGTCAAGTGCAGGCGAGAGCGAGCGCGAAGCGTCTTCAATCGCAATTATCGGCATGGCCGGACGTTTTCCCGGCGCTCCCAGCGTGGCGACGTTCTGGGAGAACATCCGCGAAGGTCGTGAAACCATTCGTATCTTCACCGAGCAGGAGCTACTTGCCGTCGGCGAGTCCCCCGAATTGCTGCGCGACGCGTCCTATGTCAAGGCGTGCGGCTATTTGGATGGCATCGATCAGTTTGATGCAGCATTTTTTGGCATCTCTCCCCGCGACGCGGCAGTGTTCGACCCGCAGCATCGCCTGTTTCTTGAATGCTCATCCGAAGCCTTCGAGGATGCGGGCTACGTCAGTGGAAAGATCGGCGGGCCCGTTGCCGTCTTTGCCGCGTCAGGTGCGAGCGAATATTTTACTTACAATCTCGCGAGCAATGAAGAGGTCATGCGCTCGATCGGCGCTTGGCTGCTGCGTCACATGGGCAACGATCCAAATTTCCTCGCAACGCGCGTATCTTACGAACTCGACCTCGTCGGCCCCAGCATGAATGTGCAGACGGCCTGCTCGTCATCGCTCGTTGCGGTTCATCTCGCCTGCCAGAGTCTGCTCAATGGCGAATGCGATGTGGCGCTGGCTGGCGCATCCACCATTTATCCCGACCAGCGAGGCTACTTATACAGACCAGGAGAAATTCTCTCTCCCGATGGACACTGTCGTCCATTCGATGCCCAGGCCGGCGGTACGGTAATGGCATCTGCCGTCGGCTGTGTCGTTCTCAAGCGGCTTTCGGACGCCCTGCGCGATGGTGACTGTATCCGTGCAGTAATCCGCGGCTCGGCAATCAACAATGATGGCTCCGACAAGGTCGGATACCTCGCCCCCAGCGTCAGCGGGCAAGCTCGGGTCATTTCCGAGGCTCTAGACCTCGCCGGTATCACGCCCGAAGAGGTGTCTTATATCGAGGCGCACGGCACCGGCACGCTGATCGGCGACCCCATCGAGATCGCGGCACTAATTGAGGCTTTCGGGCCTGACGCCCAACGACAGTCATGCGCAATCGGTTCGGTCAAATCCAACATCGGCCATGCCGGTGAGGCAGCAGGCATGTGCAGCCTGATCAAGACGATTTGCGCGCTCGAGCATCGTGAGTTGCCGGCCACGCTGCATTATCAGACCCCAAATCCGCAGGTCGGCTTTTCCGATTCACCATTCTTCGTCAACGCAAGCTTGCGGCCATGGCCGGCGGCCTTCGGCAGGAAGCGGATCGCGGGTGTCACGAGCCTTGGCGCCGGGGGCACAAACGCTCACCTCATCCTGGAGGAGGCCCCGCCCCGGTCCTCGCAAAGTCGTCGGGACATGGGACCGCAATTGATTCTGCTGTCATCGCGAACCAGCGTAGCTCTCGACGAGGCGACACGGAATTTGGCCAACCACCTGCGGACGAGTACTAGTCAGCCGCTTAATGAGGTCGCATTCACTCTGATGGCAGGTCGCGAGGCCTTCGAGGCTCGCCGCTCGTTGGTGGCCTACGATCCGGCCTCGGCGGCAGCTCAATTGGACACCTGCGATCCACAGCGCGTCGTCACTGGCAAGGCCGCGCGCGAACATGCTTCGACCGTGTTCCTTTTCCCAGGCGGCGGAGCGCAATACGCCGGCATGGGCGCCGAGCTCTATCAGAAGGAACCGGTTTTCCGCGAAGCAATAGATGCCTGCCTTGCCGTAGTTCAACCCCGCCTCACTGTCGATCTGCGCAGTTTAATCTTCCCGTCACCCGGCACCGTGGCCGAGGCCGACAAGCAGCTGGAGGCCCCCTCTTTGGCGCTTCCAGCACTGTTCGCGGTTGAGTACGCTCTTGCGACGCTTCTGCAATCGTGGGGCCTGGTTCCCACCGCTTTGATCGGGCACAGCGCCGGCGAGTATGCCGCGGCTTGTGTTTCAGGCGTACTCACAATGCCGGATGCGATGTCGCTGGTTGCGCTACGCGGCAAATTATTTGAAACGCTGCCCTGCGGCGCTATGCTGTCGGTCGCGCTATCCGAAGAGCAGGTACGGCCGCGGCTTGGTGACGAGCTTTCGCTTGCCGCCGTGAACGGGCCTTCGCTATGCGTCGCGTCGGGCCCGGTAGATGCGATCGCGCGGCTCGAGGCCGAGCTTGCTGCGGAACATATCGACCATACCCGCATCCACATCAACGTCGCTGCACACTCATCGATGCTCGAGCCGATCCTGTCGGAATTCGAACACTTCTGCCGAACTATTCGGTTTCAGAAGCCAACAATACCTTTCGTGTCCAATCTGAGCGGGACCTGGATCACCGACGCCGAAGCGATGGACTCTGGCTACTGGGTCCGTCATCTTCGAAACACTGTGCGCTTCGACCAAGGCGCCCGGACAGTGCTGGGGAGTGGCAGCCGAGCGTTGTTAGAAGTAGGCCCCGGCCGCACGCTTGCCAGCCTCTGCCGGCAGCAGCCCATCAAAGCCGCGGTGGTGACTACCTCGCTCCGCCATCCCAACGAAGCGGCGTCAGACGTCGCCTTCCTGAAGGAGGCGGTTGGCCGACTCTGGGTTGTCGGCATCGAGATCAATCCCTTCAAATTTTTTGCGCGGGATTCGCAGCGCCGCCTACCGCTGCCGACGTATCCCTTCGAAAGGCAGCGATATTGGATCGAAAAGGGAGCGCAGGCCACTCAGACCACCTCTCTTACACGCCGGCCTGAAGTGGGTCGATGGTTCTCCGCTCCCACATTCGTGCGTTCAGCGCCCTCCGAAAAGCTTTCTGAAGAAGAGCTTCGCAAGCCTTGGCTGGTTATCACCGATAATTCACCATTGGCCACCGCAATCGTCAAACGCTTGCGTGCGTCCGGCGCACGGGTTGCCACGATCACCGCCGGATCCCAATTTGCGGAGCACGGCGCGCTGAGTTTCACGATCGATCCCGCTCGCGCTACCGATTACTCCAGACTGATGGAGGGCCTTCGAAGACAGGACGCACTGCCGGCGCACATTGTTCACCTTTGGGCGCTCGCTCCGAGGCCGAGGAGATTCTTTGGTTCGTCGGGTGACGCCGACCTTGCTGCTTTCGACGACGGAGCGGTTCGAAATTTTTACGGCCTTCTGTTTCTGTTGCAAGCCCTGACATTTGAGGTTGATCGGGTCCGCCTTACCGCGATCGGTACCGCGATCGAGGCGCTCCCCGGCGAACGCGAGGTACACCCCGAAAAGTCGAATTTGATGGGCGTCTGCCGCGTGTTGCCGCGCGAGATGCCAGGCGCGACATGTTCGGTCCTCGACGTGGTCATGCCACAGGCCGGATCTGACAAGGAAGCGCTTCTGGCAAATCGGTTGATCGACGAACTCTACGCCAGCAAACGCGATCCACTTGTGATCCTGCGCGACGGTGGACGCTGGGTACAGCGTTTCGATCCACTGGTGCTAAATTCCGCACCGGAGGTGCGCAGCTGGCTGCGCCCCGGTGGGGTGTACCTCGTCACCGGCGGACTGGGCGGCATAGGTCTCGAACTGATGCAGCATCTAGCGCTGCACGCCAAAGCTCGCCTTGTGTGCGTTGGCAGGACGAAAATGCCGACGGAATCTGCGTGGGATCAATGGCTCCAGGATCGCGGCGCGGACGATAACACGTCTCGAAAAATCGAGAAGGTGCGGGCATTGCGGGCGCTTGGTGCCGAAGTGATGCTCGCGGCCGCCGACGTCACCGATCGTGACGCGATGGCCAATGTGGTGGCCGACGCGACGCGACGCTTCGGCCGCATCAACGGTGTTTTCCATTGCGCTGGCGTGCTCAAAGATCAGCTGATCGCGCTTCGCGCGCCCGAGCCTCAATCAGCCGTGCTTTCGGTCAAGGCCAAGGGTGCTCTAATCCTGCAATCGTTGTTCCGCGATGGCGAGCTGGATGTCCTAATCAATTTCTCATCGGTCAGCTCGATCCTTGGGTTGGCTGGACAGGCCGACTATACTGCTGCCAATGCTGTTCTGGACGCGATGGCCAAGGCTCGCACAGCGCGGGGCAGCCGGACGCGTATCGTAAGCATCAATTGGAATGCTTGGAAAGAGGTGGGCATGCTCGCGACCTTGGTCCACGCGCACCACGGCACGGCTGTTGGCGATTTCACCAGCGCCAGCTCTCTACTTGGCAATTGTGTGCGCGACAGTATCAAGGAGACCGTGTTTCGATCGCTGCTACATCCCAAAACACATTGGCCGTTGGGCGAGCACGTCGTTAAGGAAGGCCAAGCAGTCATTCCAGGCACGGGCTTTCTGGAGCTTGCTCGCGCGGCGCTTGCGTACCGGGCCGAAGACCGGCCAATCGACATTCGAGACCTTACCTTCCTCCAGCCGTTTGTCGTTGGGCCTAACGAAGCCCGCGCGATCAATATTAAGTTGAATCGCGAAGGCGACCATAGCCTCGTGATCTACGGTGATTCCAGCGAGCAGCCCTACGTCACGGCGCGCGCCACTTATGTCGATCTTCCAACCGTTTCGAGACGGTCTGTGTCAGCCATTCGCGGACGCTGCCGCGGGCGTGGCGAGGTGATAAACGGGCGACTGGTCCAGAATTTCATGGATTTTGGCCCGCGTTGGGCCAACCTCCGGGCGATCAATCTCGGCGATGGCGAAGCGCTAATCGATCTCGCGCTGCCAACTACCTTCGCCTCCGATCTCGCAACCTATTCGCTGCACCCGGCGTTGCTCGACATGGCGACTGGTGCGGCTCAGCAGCTAATTCCGGGGTTTTCAGGCCATAGCGATTTCTATGTTCCATTCTTTTTCGGCCGCGTGCTGGTAAGGCGACCGGTACCGGCGACGTTCTCCAGTCACGTGCGCCTGAAGGCTGCGGACGGCAAAAGCGCAGTTTTCGATGTTACGCTGCTCGACGATGAAGGCAATGAGCTGGTCTCGATCGAACGGTTCGTCATGCGTCGGGTCGAGGCGTTTGCTACCACTTTGGCTTCGCGCACTTCAGTGCGGCCAGATAGTCTCGAGACGGCCGAAGAAAGCTTCCTGCGCGAGGGCATGACCACTGCGGAAGGTCTTGAAGCGCTGGATCGAATTCTTGCCTACGATGTTTCGCCGCAAATCGTGGCCTCTACCCTCGACCTCGACCTCTGGCTGGAGCGGCTGGACCATGGCGGTCGCGGGACACCGGCGGAGGAGGTCAATTGGTCCATTGGACAGCCAGGCCTCGTTCGCCCTGGGGGAAATGCCGACCTCAAAGCCCCCCGAGATGCAACCGAGCGTGATCTGGCCGCTATCTGGCAGGAGATGCTCGGCATTCATCGGGTCTCGATTGACGATGACTTCTTCGAACTGGGCGGGCAGTCGCTCATCGCGATGCGGCTCTTCAACCGGATCCGCAAAGAGCATGGAGTCGAACTGCCGCTTTCTGTGTTATTTCAGGCGCCGACCATTGCTGCCACCGCGGTACTATTGCGAGAGGCCAAGGGCTTGGCCGCGATCGATCCTTCGGCGGTTGGTACCGGAGCGCTCCCAGAGGTGGACGCTCAGAATCTGCCTTCGTCACATGGCGCATTGGCAACCATAGAGCATGAGGCCCACGAAGTCCGGCTCGCAGCGGATATCTCCTCCACGAAGCCTCCAATCGCGCCGCGATCGTTGGTCGAGATCGCGCGCGGCGGCGATCGGCCGCCATTGTTTTGTGTACATGGCGCTGGAGGTAACGTCCTTAACTTTCGAGATCTCTCCTGGGGACTGCACCATGATCAGCCTTTCTACGCACTGCAGGCCCGTGGTGTAGACGGCACGAGCAGCTTGCATACATCGATCGAGGATATGGCCCGGGCCTATATTGAGGAGATCCGCACGTTGAGGCCACACGGCCCCTATTTGCTGGCTGGCTATTCTGGTGGCGGTGTCGTGGCTTTCGAGATGGCACAGCAACTGACCGCTCAGGGTGAACAGGTCCCAATCCTGGTGTTCTTCGACACGTTCCACCCTCAGATGCCGATCCGCAAAGTTTCACCGGACCAAATGTTCCTCCGTTTGCGCAACGAAGGCCTCGAGTACATCAAAGAGATCATCCGCAAAAGGAGCGAGCGCGCTGATGTGGCGCGCGAGCGGCTGCAAATCAGAATGTATGTTCGTGGAAACAAAACCGTGCCGCATGCGCTGCGGGATCGCCAGCTTACTGACAATTTTGGCCAAGCGGCCGCATGCTATCGGCCCCAGCCGTGGCAGGGAAAAGCGATTCTCTTTCGGGCAAAAACTGTTCCTTACATCTATGGTGGCGGAGGGCCGTGCTATGGGTGGGATAGCGTGATCATGGACGGATTAAAGACAATCATGATTCCCGGCAATCATGACACGCTGCTGCTCGGAGCCAACGCTAAGGTTTTGATGGGTCCATTGAACGCAGCTCTCGACGAGGCTGGATCGCGGAAGACTGAACAGTCTCTACGGAGCGAGCGCTCGAGCGTCTGA
- a CDS encoding NYN domain-containing protein: protein MSPYPTNKIALFIDGANLYATAKTLGFDIDYKRLLKEFQSRGTLLRAFYYTAIIEDQEYSSIRPLTDWLDYNGYAVVTKATKEFIDASGRRKVKGNMDIELAVDAMEVAEHIDQMVLFSGDGDFRSLVEAVQRRGVRVTVVSTIASQPPMIADELRRQADVFTDLVELQSKLGRDPSERPAPRNREARGPAPKFMHEPKGNDPPG from the coding sequence ATGTCACCTTACCCTACCAACAAGATCGCGCTCTTCATCGACGGGGCCAATCTTTACGCAACGGCGAAAACTCTAGGCTTCGACATCGATTACAAGCGCCTTCTGAAGGAATTTCAGAGCCGCGGCACGCTGCTGCGGGCGTTCTACTACACAGCGATCATCGAGGATCAGGAGTATTCCTCGATCCGTCCCCTGACCGACTGGCTCGACTACAACGGCTACGCCGTCGTCACCAAGGCGACCAAGGAATTCATCGACGCCTCCGGCCGCCGCAAGGTCAAGGGCAACATGGACATCGAGCTCGCGGTCGATGCCATGGAGGTCGCCGAGCACATCGACCAGATGGTGCTGTTCTCGGGCGACGGCGACTTCCGCTCGCTGGTCGAAGCTGTGCAGCGCCGCGGCGTGCGGGTGACCGTGGTCTCCACCATCGCCAGCCAGCCGCCGATGATCGCCGACGAGTTGCGCCGCCAGGCCGACGTCTTCACCGACCTCGTCGAGTTGCAGTCCAAGCTTGGCCGCGACCCGTCCGAACGCCCCGCCCCGCGAAATCGTGAAGCGCGAGGACCTGCGCCGAAATTCATGCACGAGCCGAAGGGAAACGACCCTCCAGGCTAG
- a CDS encoding FAD-binding oxidoreductase has translation MTLVSGWGRFPVVDSEVLRPRSFEAVGEAVVTGSVAGGNGRAYGDAAIGAVRTIGMTGFDRVRSFDPATGRIRLEAGVLLSDLIDTFGPRGFLPFVVPGTRFVSVGGAIAADVHGKNHHGEGGFGRYVDSILLRTGQGETIEISREQNSDAFFATVGGMGLTGIILEATMRLRPVETGWIRERVISASDLDAAMRALEAGDSATYSVAWIDCVARGNDLGRSLIYLGEHARTDELSEGADRFPVGKNPGLAVPIDLPSMTLNRISIRAFNELYYRMGARRAGGDHVVSLYPYFFPLDSIADWNRIYGRRGFLQHQCVIPQASARAVLGDILDRVAKRGDASFLAVLKKLGHGDGLLSFPLPGYTLALDFPVKGDILNFLDEIDRLVVAAGGRLYLAKDARQSRATFEAGYPALARFNAIRKSLDPAQNIRSKLSQRLFDEV, from the coding sequence ATGACCCTCGTTAGCGGCTGGGGGCGCTTCCCGGTCGTCGATAGCGAAGTGCTGCGGCCGCGGTCGTTCGAGGCCGTGGGCGAAGCCGTGGTGACCGGTTCCGTGGCGGGCGGCAACGGCCGCGCCTATGGCGATGCCGCGATCGGTGCCGTCAGGACGATCGGGATGACCGGGTTCGACCGGGTCAGGTCGTTCGATCCGGCAACTGGCCGCATCCGCCTGGAAGCCGGCGTGCTGCTGTCCGACCTGATCGATACCTTTGGCCCGCGCGGCTTCCTGCCGTTCGTGGTGCCGGGCACGCGGTTCGTCTCGGTTGGCGGCGCTATCGCTGCCGACGTGCACGGCAAGAACCATCATGGCGAGGGCGGTTTCGGCCGCTATGTCGACAGCATCCTGCTCCGCACCGGGCAGGGTGAGACCATCGAGATCTCGCGCGAGCAGAATTCCGATGCCTTCTTCGCGACCGTCGGCGGCATGGGCCTCACCGGAATCATCCTCGAAGCCACGATGCGACTGCGCCCGGTCGAGACCGGCTGGATCCGCGAGCGCGTGATTTCGGCGTCCGATCTCGACGCTGCGATGCGCGCGCTCGAGGCCGGTGACTCCGCGACCTATTCGGTGGCGTGGATCGATTGCGTGGCGCGCGGCAACGATCTCGGCCGTTCGCTGATCTATCTCGGCGAGCACGCCCGCACCGACGAGCTCTCCGAGGGCGCCGATCGCTTTCCCGTGGGTAAAAATCCCGGGCTCGCGGTGCCGATCGATCTGCCGTCGATGACGCTCAATCGCATCAGCATCCGCGCCTTCAACGAGCTCTATTACCGCATGGGCGCCAGGCGCGCCGGCGGCGACCATGTGGTCTCGCTCTATCCGTATTTCTTTCCGCTCGACAGCATTGCCGACTGGAATCGCATCTATGGGCGGCGCGGCTTCCTCCAGCATCAATGCGTGATTCCCCAAGCCAGTGCGCGCGCCGTGCTCGGTGATATCCTCGATCGTGTTGCGAAGCGCGGCGATGCCTCGTTCCTCGCGGTGCTGAAGAAGCTAGGCCATGGCGACGGTCTGTTGTCGTTCCCGCTGCCCGGTTACACGCTGGCGCTGGATTTCCCGGTCAAGGGCGACATCCTGAATTTCCTCGACGAGATCGACCGCCTCGTCGTCGCTGCTGGCGGGCGGCTTTATCTTGCCAAGGATGCGCGCCAGTCGCGTGCGACGTTCGAGGCCGGTTACCCCGCGCTGGCACGCTTCAACGCGATCCGCAAATCGCTCGATCCCGCCCAAAACATCCGCTCGAAACTTTCACAACGCCTGTTCGATGAGGTTTGA
- a CDS encoding SDR family oxidoreductase — translation MTSRKTVLVLGGSSDIGRAAARAFAKAGYDVGLAGRDAAALEPDAADLRARYNIEVSTRTFDVLDTASFDGFVAGLPALPDVVVSIIGLLGVQPNAESDLAHATTIMRSNYEGPSLILGLFAEKFLSRGNGTIVGVSSVAGDRGRASNYVYGSAKAGFSAFLSGLRARASRGGVHVVTVKPGFVRTKMTEGMKLIGPLTVDAPVVGDAILNAVEKKADVVYVSGKWRLVMLIIKTLPEAVFKKLKF, via the coding sequence GTGACGTCACGCAAGACCGTTCTGGTGCTCGGTGGCTCCTCCGATATCGGCCGCGCTGCGGCACGCGCCTTTGCCAAGGCTGGTTACGATGTCGGCCTCGCCGGCCGCGATGCCGCCGCGCTCGAGCCTGACGCCGCCGATCTGCGCGCGCGCTACAATATCGAAGTGAGCACGCGAACGTTCGACGTGCTCGACACCGCCTCATTCGATGGCTTTGTCGCAGGCCTTCCGGCGTTGCCCGATGTCGTCGTCTCGATCATCGGCCTGCTGGGCGTGCAGCCGAACGCCGAGAGCGATCTCGCGCACGCCACCACCATCATGCGCTCGAACTACGAGGGCCCGTCGCTGATCCTCGGCCTGTTCGCGGAAAAGTTTTTAAGCCGCGGCAATGGCACGATCGTCGGCGTGTCGTCGGTCGCCGGCGATCGCGGCCGCGCCTCGAACTATGTCTACGGCTCGGCGAAAGCCGGCTTCTCCGCCTTCCTGTCCGGCCTGCGCGCCCGCGCCAGCCGAGGCGGTGTCCACGTCGTCACCGTGAAGCCCGGCTTCGTCCGCACCAAGATGACCGAAGGCATGAAGCTGATCGGCCCGCTCACCGTCGATGCACCAGTGGTTGGCGATGCGATCCTCAACGCCGTCGAGAAGAAGGCCGACGTCGTCTATGTCAGCGGCAAATGGCGTCTCGTGATGCTGATCATCAAGACGCTGCCCGAGGCGGTGTTCAAAAAGTTGAAGTTCTAA
- a CDS encoding H-NS histone family protein has translation MKRTDFELMSIDELWALHLEIDVALTRKISAKKLQLDQRLRQLKQGASEEKNGREPRPYPRVLPKYRNPDKPSETWAGRGKQPRWVTAQLKSGKKLEDFQLRPSPHRKGAGRDVGRSLSQH, from the coding sequence ATGAAACGCACCGATTTCGAATTAATGTCGATCGACGAGCTCTGGGCTCTTCACCTTGAAATAGACGTGGCTCTGACTCGCAAGATATCTGCGAAAAAACTTCAACTTGACCAGCGACTGCGACAACTGAAGCAGGGTGCATCTGAGGAAAAAAATGGACGAGAACCGCGGCCCTATCCACGAGTGCTCCCTAAGTACCGAAACCCCGACAAACCGTCGGAGACTTGGGCGGGCCGCGGTAAGCAGCCGCGGTGGGTGACTGCTCAACTCAAATCCGGGAAGAAGCTCGAGGATTTCCAGCTCCGACCATCGCCTCATCGGAAGGGGGCTGGCCGCGATGTCGGCCGAAGCCTAAGCCAGCATTGA